A region from the Deltaproteobacteria bacterium genome encodes:
- a CDS encoding response regulator gives MKLSIRWTLIIGFLSLIWGTHIIATTSSYVSSQEVLNQHAKDIMKNIAQLAMEQSQNHLAHAHGAAALTKRLLSADVVSSNREQIKMLERYFYNQLSIYPYFAGIYMGTPEGNFYDVRRSDAHSAGGFRTKIILHHNHARETNLSWYDKAFNLLSTNADPDDTYDPRKRPWYGKALKKKEIVWTDPYIFFTSQKPGITIAGPFYDAAGTLQGIVGVDIEIDQLSTFIGGLKIGKNGRAFLMNRNRDIVAFPEIGKLKHRGINPKTSDRLVKIDELDDELSQKAFRSIEFGTDSNGMIVLDEPKFATFEHNGSVYSTMFSPFSAREWPWIIGVYLPEDDYLGGIKRNRLNSIFITMAISIFAAALGLWLARGVIDPIAALSKEAESIQADNFDAVANIRSVYKEIQETADSFVAMKTALRESQEKTTSYRNQLEDLVKEQTNDLKNANASLVAEKEQRQISDNALHESENRYQTILDSIEEGYFEIDLKGNFTFVNDALGRILGSSAAELIGLNSRRYTSPQTAEKMRNFFSSIYKTGNPGRINSVTVITIDRARKTLELAASPMADSGGRRIGFRGIVRDISQRIEGEREKKKLENQLHQAQRMKAVGTLAGGIAHDFNNLLMGIQGNVSLMMLDINDRHPQYDSLKAIEQCVDSGASLTKQLLGYARGGKYVVSTINLNATLQRTSELFSRTNKDIDIIRDFQKDLWPVEADQGQIDQVMFNIYVNARQAMDECKEIYIKTQNVTLGEDATRPHGVNAGNFVKISVRDTGSGMDREIKEHIFEPFFTTHNMGRGTGLGLASAFGIVKNHDGIITAHSKVGRGTTITIYLPSSDKAYREDTVVKADTMLYGTETIMVVDDEDYILKSVKDILEDLGYSVIAASDGVQAVDLYDSHSGNIDLVILDMIMPKMGGVEAFNAIRNRNPNLKAIFCSGYSMNSFAEVFLEHGGAGFIQKPFNMLRLSQMVRNILDD, from the coding sequence ATGAAGCTATCCATCCGCTGGACGCTCATCATCGGCTTTTTAAGCCTGATCTGGGGCACCCACATCATCGCCACCACCTCCTCCTATGTCTCGTCACAGGAGGTATTGAACCAGCACGCCAAAGACATCATGAAGAATATCGCCCAGCTGGCCATGGAGCAATCCCAGAACCACCTGGCCCATGCCCACGGTGCGGCGGCGCTGACCAAGCGGCTTTTGTCCGCGGATGTCGTCAGCAGCAATCGAGAGCAGATCAAGATGCTGGAGCGGTATTTTTACAATCAGCTTTCCATCTATCCCTATTTTGCCGGCATTTACATGGGAACACCGGAGGGCAATTTTTACGATGTCCGCCGCAGCGATGCTCACTCGGCCGGAGGATTCAGGACCAAAATAATTCTACATCACAACCATGCGCGTGAAACGAATTTATCCTGGTATGACAAGGCGTTCAACCTGCTTTCTACAAATGCCGACCCCGACGACACCTATGACCCGCGAAAACGGCCATGGTACGGGAAAGCCCTGAAAAAGAAAGAAATTGTCTGGACGGACCCCTACATCTTCTTCACTTCCCAGAAGCCGGGAATCACCATTGCCGGCCCCTTTTACGATGCTGCCGGCACCCTGCAGGGCATCGTGGGCGTCGATATCGAAATCGACCAGCTTTCCACCTTTATCGGCGGGCTCAAAATAGGAAAAAACGGACGCGCTTTTCTCATGAACCGCAACCGTGATATTGTCGCTTTTCCCGAGATCGGCAAATTGAAACACAGGGGGATCAACCCTAAGACAAGCGATCGCCTGGTTAAGATAGACGAGTTGGACGACGAACTGAGCCAAAAGGCCTTCAGATCCATTGAGTTCGGTACCGATTCCAATGGGATGATCGTGCTCGACGAACCCAAATTCGCTACTTTCGAACACAACGGCAGTGTCTACAGCACCATGTTCTCACCCTTTTCGGCTCGCGAGTGGCCCTGGATCATCGGCGTCTACCTGCCCGAAGACGACTATCTCGGCGGCATAAAAAGGAACCGGCTGAACAGTATTTTCATCACCATGGCCATTTCGATTTTTGCAGCGGCTCTGGGGCTATGGCTGGCCAGGGGGGTCATCGATCCCATTGCAGCACTTTCCAAGGAGGCGGAATCGATCCAGGCGGATAACTTCGACGCCGTCGCCAACATCCGATCGGTGTACAAGGAGATCCAGGAGACGGCGGACTCGTTTGTCGCCATGAAGACCGCCTTGCGCGAAAGCCAGGAAAAAACGACCTCCTACCGAAACCAGTTGGAGGACCTGGTAAAAGAGCAGACCAACGACCTTAAAAACGCAAATGCCAGCCTGGTAGCGGAAAAGGAGCAGCGGCAAATTTCCGACAATGCCCTGCACGAAAGCGAAAACAGGTACCAGACGATTCTAGACAGCATCGAAGAAGGCTATTTCGAGATCGACCTGAAAGGCAACTTCACCTTTGTCAACGATGCCCTGGGCAGAATTCTGGGCAGCAGCGCCGCCGAACTGATCGGCCTCAACAGCCGTCGGTATACCAGTCCACAAACCGCTGAAAAGATGCGCAACTTCTTCAGCAGCATCTACAAGACCGGAAACCCGGGCCGCATCAACAGCGTCACCGTGATCACCATAGACCGGGCCAGGAAGACCCTGGAACTGGCCGCCTCCCCCATGGCAGACAGCGGCGGGCGCCGAATCGGTTTCCGCGGAATTGTCCGCGACATCAGCCAGCGCATAGAGGGGGAAAGGGAAAAGAAAAAACTGGAAAACCAGCTTCACCAGGCGCAGCGCATGAAGGCCGTCGGCACCCTTGCCGGAGGCATTGCTCACGATTTCAACAACCTGCTGATGGGAATTCAGGGGAACGTGTCCCTGATGATGCTGGATATAAACGATAGACATCCGCAATACGACAGCTTGAAGGCCATCGAACAATGCGTGGACAGCGGTGCCTCCTTGACCAAACAGCTGCTGGGCTATGCCCGGGGCGGGAAGTACGTCGTTTCCACCATCAACCTCAACGCCACTCTCCAGAGAACGTCCGAGCTTTTCTCCCGCACCAACAAGGACATCGACATTATCAGGGATTTTCAGAAAGACCTGTGGCCGGTTGAGGCGGACCAAGGGCAGATCGACCAGGTGATGTTCAATATTTACGTAAATGCACGCCAGGCGATGGACGAGTGCAAGGAAATATACATAAAGACTCAAAACGTAACCCTCGGGGAAGATGCCACCCGGCCCCACGGCGTCAACGCGGGAAACTTTGTGAAAATTTCCGTCCGCGATACGGGTTCCGGCATGGACAGGGAGATCAAGGAACATATCTTCGAGCCCTTTTTCACAACGCACAACATGGGCCGTGGAACCGGGCTCGGACTGGCCTCCGCCTTCGGCATCGTTAAAAACCATGACGGCATCATCACCGCTCACAGCAAAGTCGGACGGGGAACCACCATTACCATCTATTTGCCTTCGAGTGACAAGGCATATCGGGAAGACACCGTGGTTAAAGCCGATACCATGTTGTATGGCACGGAAACGATTATGGTTGTCGATGACGAAGACTACATCCTGAAATCCGTCAAGGATATCTTGGAAGACCTGGGGTATTCCGTCATTGCGGCTTCGGACGGCGTGCAGGCGGTCGACCTGTACGACAGTCATAGCGGTAATATCGATCTGGTAATTCTGGATATGATCATGCCGAAAATGGGCGGTGTCGAGGCTTTTAACGCCATCAGGAACAGAAACCCGAATTTGAAAGCCATCTTTTGCAGCGGCTACAGCATGAACAGTTTCGCCGAGGTATTTCTCGAGCACGGCGGTGCCGGTTTCATTCAAAAGCCGTTTAACATGTTGCGGCTGTCGCAGATGGTCCGTAATATTCTGGACGATTAG
- a CDS encoding thiamine pyrophosphate-dependent enzyme — MASLLNEKRPPVFCPGCGHETVARALDRSFASLGVKGSDVVIVSDIGCSGLFDTFFHTHAFHGLHGRALTYATGIKLARPELKVIVTMGDGGMGIGGAHLLSTCRRNIDLTLVVLNNFNYGMTGGQFSATTPPDALVGSGFLNRIENPMDICRVTAAAGAGYVARVSAYNRELALEIEKAVRFKGFSVLDLWGVCPGRYTKKNKLSPKSIQQSIDSLPAFSGPVDANHRGEYGERYRAAATESGPVPRALKVSKTLASPVHGRQEIMIVGSAGQRIVTGGEILCYAGLTAGLNAAQKNDYPITVLRGHSISEVILSPEAIAYTGIENPDAVLALGPEGAARRRAILGGLTKDTVVIQSADVPLPPSNGKIMTVDFQAAKIKPPDRALAALAMLAGLNSVLSMEMLKAALNIRFRGDVLKKALALIDKASAVPLDLATSK; from the coding sequence ATGGCCAGCCTGCTCAATGAAAAAAGGCCTCCGGTCTTCTGTCCGGGATGTGGCCATGAGACCGTCGCCCGGGCGCTGGACAGGTCCTTTGCCTCTCTGGGGGTAAAGGGAAGCGACGTCGTCATCGTCAGCGACATAGGGTGCTCGGGTCTGTTCGATACCTTTTTCCACACCCATGCCTTTCACGGTCTGCATGGCCGGGCCTTGACCTATGCCACCGGCATCAAGCTGGCCCGTCCGGAGCTGAAGGTCATCGTCACCATGGGGGACGGCGGGATGGGCATCGGAGGGGCCCACCTTTTGAGTACATGCCGCCGCAATATCGATCTGACCCTTGTGGTGCTCAACAATTTCAACTACGGCATGACCGGCGGCCAGTTTTCCGCCACGACGCCGCCGGATGCCCTGGTCGGATCGGGATTCCTGAACCGAATCGAAAATCCCATGGACATCTGCCGGGTAACGGCGGCCGCCGGAGCCGGTTATGTCGCCAGGGTTTCCGCCTACAACAGGGAGCTGGCCCTGGAAATCGAAAAAGCCGTTCGATTCAAGGGATTTTCCGTCCTCGACCTCTGGGGAGTCTGTCCCGGACGCTACACCAAGAAAAACAAGCTGTCGCCAAAATCCATTCAGCAAAGCATCGATTCGCTGCCCGCTTTCAGCGGCCCTGTCGACGCCAACCACCGGGGCGAATACGGCGAGCGGTACCGCGCCGCAGCAACGGAATCCGGCCCGGTGCCGCGGGCGCTGAAGGTTTCCAAAACGCTCGCCTCTCCTGTACACGGCCGCCAGGAAATAATGATTGTGGGAAGCGCGGGCCAGAGAATCGTCACCGGCGGTGAAATTCTCTGCTATGCCGGGCTGACCGCCGGCTTGAATGCTGCCCAGAAAAACGACTACCCCATCACCGTTCTGCGCGGGCACTCCATCAGCGAAGTGATCCTGTCCCCTGAGGCCATAGCATACACCGGCATCGAAAATCCCGATGCGGTCCTTGCGCTGGGTCCGGAAGGGGCGGCCCGCCGGCGAGCCATTTTGGGTGGGCTGACAAAGGACACCGTGGTCATCCAGTCCGCTGACGTCCCCCTGCCGCCCTCGAACGGCAAAATAATGACCGTCGATTTCCAGGCTGCCAAGATCAAACCACCCGACAGGGCCCTGGCGGCCCTGGCCATGCTGGCGGGCCTGAACTCGGTCTTATCGATGGAGATGCTGAAAGCGGCCCTCAACATTCGCTTCAGGGGGGATGTGCTGAAAAAAGCACTCGCCCTGATAGACAAAGCATCTGCTGTCCCCCTCGACCTTGCTACATCGAAGTAG
- a CDS encoding amino acid ABC transporter ATP-binding protein translates to MIEITGMHKWYGEFHVLQDINLTVQKKERIVICGPSGSGKSTLIRCINRLEEHQRGRIVVDGIELTNDIKNIEKIRVEVGMVFQHFNLFPHLTIVENLTLGPVWVRKVPKKEAEEMAMYYLEKVQIAEQAQKFPGQLSGGQQQRVAIARSLCMAPKVMLFDEPTSALDPEMIKEVLDVMIDLAQEGMTMLVVTHEMGFAKSVAHRVLFMDYGQIVEQNTPEEFFENPRNDRTKLFLSQILN, encoded by the coding sequence ATCATCGAAATCACCGGAATGCACAAATGGTACGGTGAATTTCACGTCCTGCAGGACATTAATCTGACCGTCCAGAAAAAGGAGCGGATCGTTATCTGCGGCCCGTCGGGGTCCGGGAAATCGACCCTCATCCGCTGCATCAACCGCCTGGAGGAACACCAGCGGGGCCGTATCGTCGTGGACGGAATCGAATTGACCAACGACATCAAGAATATCGAAAAAATCAGGGTCGAAGTGGGCATGGTGTTTCAGCATTTCAACCTGTTCCCCCACCTCACCATCGTGGAGAACCTCACCCTGGGGCCTGTCTGGGTGCGCAAGGTGCCCAAGAAAGAGGCGGAGGAAATGGCCATGTATTATCTCGAAAAAGTCCAGATCGCCGAACAGGCTCAAAAATTTCCCGGCCAGCTTTCCGGTGGGCAGCAGCAGCGGGTCGCCATCGCCAGAAGCCTGTGCATGGCGCCCAAGGTGATGCTCTTCGACGAGCCGACGTCGGCGCTCGATCCGGAGATGATCAAGGAGGTTCTGGACGTCATGATCGACCTGGCCCAGGAGGGGATGACCATGCTGGTGGTCACCCATGAAATGGGATTTGCCAAAAGCGTGGCCCATCGGGTCCTTTTCATGGACTACGGGCAGATCGTCGAACAGAACACGCCGGAAGAATTTTTTGAAAACCCCAGGAACGACCGCACCAAGCTTTTCCTGAGCCAAATCCTTAACTGA
- a CDS encoding amino acid ABC transporter permease, which produces MNGNNGTNSENNIKPPATSVGVLGWARANLFNSWFNSILTLIALFVLWRIIPPFIRWTFIDSLWFSTSDECREIGGACWSIIPANWRFMIFGFYPYEQQWRPLLAMVMLVILLFYSRNRDHWKKSLLYAWLISLVAMGLLMKGGVAGLTPIESNQWGGLPLTLMLSVFGLAAAYPLGVILALGRQSELPAIKTVCIVYIEMIRGVPLITLLFMSSVVFPLFLPEGVTVNPILRAQVAIIMFTAAYIAEVVRGGLQGMAKGQYEAAESLGLNYYQTMRLVILPQALKIVIPPTVSQLISALKDTSLVVIIALYDLLKTTQSTLSNPNWMAYSSEAYIFVALIYFACCYFMSSYSRRLEVELDTGL; this is translated from the coding sequence ATGAACGGTAACAACGGAACAAATTCGGAAAACAATATAAAGCCGCCGGCCACCAGCGTAGGCGTTCTGGGGTGGGCCAGGGCCAATCTTTTCAACAGCTGGTTCAACTCCATCCTGACGTTGATTGCACTTTTCGTACTTTGGAGGATCATCCCTCCTTTCATCCGCTGGACCTTCATCGACAGCCTCTGGTTTTCCACCAGCGACGAGTGCAGGGAAATCGGGGGCGCGTGCTGGTCCATCATACCGGCCAACTGGCGCTTCATGATTTTCGGATTTTATCCGTACGAACAACAGTGGCGCCCCCTGCTGGCCATGGTCATGCTGGTCATACTGCTGTTTTACAGCAGAAACCGGGACCACTGGAAAAAATCGTTGCTGTACGCCTGGCTGATCAGCCTGGTCGCCATGGGCCTGCTCATGAAGGGGGGGGTTGCGGGGCTGACACCGATCGAAAGCAACCAATGGGGCGGGCTGCCGCTGACGCTCATGCTGTCCGTATTCGGCCTGGCGGCCGCCTATCCTCTGGGTGTGATTCTGGCCCTGGGAAGACAGTCCGAGTTGCCGGCGATCAAAACGGTCTGCATCGTCTACATAGAGATGATCCGAGGGGTGCCGCTGATAACGCTTCTTTTCATGTCTTCCGTCGTTTTCCCCCTTTTCCTGCCGGAGGGTGTGACGGTAAACCCCATCCTCCGCGCCCAGGTGGCCATCATCATGTTCACGGCGGCCTACATCGCCGAGGTGGTGCGGGGCGGGTTGCAGGGCATGGCCAAGGGCCAGTACGAAGCCGCGGAATCGCTGGGGCTCAATTATTATCAGACCATGCGCCTGGTGATTCTGCCGCAGGCATTGAAAATCGTGATTCCCCCGACGGTGAGCCAGTTGATTTCCGCACTGAAGGATACATCACTCGTGGTGATCATCGCCCTGTACGACCTGTTGAAAACCACCCAATCCACCCTGTCGAATCCGAACTGGATGGCATATTCCTCGGAGGCCTACATTTTCGTGGCTCTGATCTATTTCGCCTGCTGCTATTTCATGTCCAGCTACAGCCGGCGGTTGGAGGTGGAGTTGGATACAGGGCTATAA
- a CDS encoding pyruvate flavodoxin/ferredoxin oxidoreductase, protein MALNFMEGNEAVAWGAYKAGCRFFAGYPITPATTILNTMLKLLPPAGGICLQGEDEIASMGFCLGASMAGLKVLTATSGPGISLYSENISFAVGSEIPLVIADVQRLGPSTGSATRGADGDIQFLRWGNTGGLPVVVLAPVDVVDCYRLTFHAFNLSETLRCPVFIASNKETGMTRESFDMDAVELPPVENRTRYTSAEPFLPFAAPNDHSAPAFLPIGDRTPVRQTSSTHGTDGYITVDPEAIAASQERLGKKLEASVDRFSFYEFDDAGGDTLLITYGVTSRAARTAVSEMNVAGRPVAHLILKTLWPVPEKLIRQTARRFRKVMVVEMNMGQYVREIRRVLIDKPVAFFGRMNGNLISPEKIKEVLSHGQPAQ, encoded by the coding sequence ATGGCACTCAATTTTATGGAAGGCAATGAAGCCGTCGCCTGGGGGGCATACAAAGCGGGTTGCCGGTTCTTTGCCGGCTACCCCATCACACCGGCAACGACCATACTGAACACCATGCTCAAATTGCTGCCGCCCGCCGGCGGCATATGCCTGCAGGGGGAGGATGAAATCGCCTCCATGGGTTTCTGCCTGGGAGCTTCCATGGCGGGTTTGAAGGTCCTGACGGCGACATCGGGCCCCGGCATCAGCCTGTACAGTGAAAATATATCCTTCGCCGTCGGCAGTGAGATTCCGCTGGTCATCGCCGACGTGCAGCGCCTCGGCCCCTCGACAGGGTCGGCAACCCGCGGTGCGGACGGCGACATTCAGTTTCTGCGATGGGGCAACACCGGAGGGCTTCCCGTGGTCGTCCTCGCACCGGTCGATGTCGTCGACTGCTACCGGCTGACCTTCCATGCCTTCAACCTGTCGGAAACCCTGCGGTGCCCCGTCTTCATCGCCAGCAACAAGGAGACCGGGATGACGAGGGAAAGCTTCGATATGGATGCGGTGGAACTGCCGCCCGTCGAAAATCGCACACGGTACACCTCCGCCGAGCCTTTTCTGCCCTTTGCCGCACCGAACGATCATTCCGCACCGGCTTTTCTGCCCATCGGTGATCGGACGCCCGTTCGTCAGACATCATCCACCCACGGCACGGACGGGTACATCACCGTGGACCCGGAGGCCATCGCCGCGAGCCAGGAGCGCCTGGGGAAAAAGCTCGAAGCTTCCGTGGACCGGTTTTCATTTTACGAATTCGACGATGCCGGCGGCGACACGCTGCTGATCACCTACGGCGTGACCTCACGGGCGGCAAGGACGGCCGTTTCCGAGATGAACGTCGCGGGGCGGCCCGTTGCCCACCTGATCCTGAAAACGCTGTGGCCCGTCCCGGAGAAACTGATCCGCCAAACCGCCCGCAGGTTTCGTAAGGTCATGGTTGTGGAAATGAACATGGGGCAGTATGTGCGGGAGATCCGGAGAGTCCTGATCGACAAGCCTGTTGCGTTTTTCGGACGGATGAACGGAAACCTGATATCCCCGGAGAAAATCAAGGAGGTGCTGTCGCATGGCCAGCCTGCTCAATGA
- a CDS encoding amino acid ABC transporter permease, whose product MAESPEIKKEPPSKAIPFYNDPKKRAMLFQVATLLMLGLLAFYLLSNTRANIEKQSIATGLGFLEKEAAFEIGESPIPYSAADTYGRALVVGFLNTLIVSSIGIVITIILGTLIGIARLSSNWLVSRLAAIYIEVLQDIPVLLQLFFWYAFFYNILPGPKQALSPVKGIFLSNRGLVFTVPQAHPVYKYMVAAAAVACVAIYLLRRWARNRQAKTGEPFPVFKVSLAIMVGCPLLTWALGGAPTAMSVPVLKGFNFRGGLNISPEFTALLLGLILYTAAFVAEVVRAGIQSVNKGQTEAAMSLGLRPGQVLNLVILPQALRVIIPPLTSQMLNLTKNSSLAVAIGYPDFVSVAGTTINQTGQAIEGVGLMMIVYLTLSLLTSVFMNWYNKKTKLVER is encoded by the coding sequence ATGGCTGAGAGTCCGGAAATAAAAAAGGAGCCACCATCCAAGGCAATACCGTTTTATAACGACCCTAAAAAGCGGGCGATGCTGTTTCAGGTCGCTACGCTGCTCATGCTGGGTCTGCTGGCGTTTTACCTGTTGTCCAACACGCGTGCAAATATTGAGAAACAGTCCATCGCCACCGGTCTCGGCTTCCTGGAAAAAGAGGCGGCGTTCGAGATCGGTGAAAGCCCCATACCGTATTCAGCCGCCGACACGTATGGCCGGGCCCTGGTGGTGGGGTTTCTCAACACGCTCATCGTTTCCTCGATCGGCATCGTCATCACCATCATACTGGGAACCCTGATCGGCATTGCCAGACTTTCATCCAACTGGCTCGTTTCCAGGCTTGCGGCCATCTACATCGAGGTGCTGCAGGACATCCCGGTCCTGCTGCAGCTTTTTTTCTGGTACGCCTTTTTTTACAATATTCTACCGGGGCCGAAACAGGCATTGTCTCCGGTCAAGGGTATTTTTTTGAGCAACCGCGGCCTGGTTTTCACCGTGCCCCAAGCACACCCGGTATACAAATACATGGTGGCGGCGGCGGCTGTGGCCTGTGTGGCCATTTATCTGCTTCGCCGCTGGGCCAGAAACCGGCAGGCTAAAACAGGCGAACCCTTCCCCGTGTTCAAAGTGTCGCTGGCCATCATGGTCGGTTGCCCCCTGCTGACCTGGGCGCTGGGCGGCGCCCCCACGGCCATGAGCGTTCCCGTTCTCAAGGGGTTCAACTTCAGGGGGGGGTTGAATATCAGCCCCGAATTCACGGCGCTGCTGCTGGGGTTGATCTTGTACACCGCCGCCTTTGTGGCCGAGGTCGTGAGAGCGGGCATCCAGTCGGTCAACAAGGGACAGACCGAGGCGGCCATGTCGCTGGGTCTTCGGCCGGGCCAGGTATTGAACCTGGTTATCCTGCCGCAGGCCCTCCGGGTGATCATCCCCCCGTTGACCAGCCAGATGCTCAACCTGACCAAGAACAGTTCGCTCGCCGTGGCGATTGGTTATCCCGACTTCGTGTCCGTGGCCGGCACAACCATCAACCAGACCGGCCAGGCGATCGAGGGCGTGGGTCTCATGATGATCGTCTATCTGACCTTGAGCCTGCTCACGTCCGTATTCATGAACTGGTACAACAAGAAGACGAAGCTGGTGGAACGATAG
- a CDS encoding amino acid ABC transporter substrate-binding protein: MKALKLCLVMVAILALVGTAAAGTLEDVRAKGFIQAGVNGDLFGFGKPDEKGVWRGLDVDTARAVAAAVFGDADKVKYTPLTAKTRFTALQSGEIDVLTRNCTQTLHRDTALGLDFCQVNYYDGQGFLVPKKLGIKSAKELDGAAVCVLPGTTTELNVADYFRANGMKMSPVVIESTAELAKAFFAGRCDVLTSDASQLAGTRAVAPHPKDYVILPEIISKEPLAPAVRHGDNQWKDIVNYSVLAMIDAEELGITSKNVDEMLKSKDPKIMRFLGVTPGNGKDLGLDEKFAYNIVKQVGNYGEVFERNVGVNTPLGLKRGLNALWTKGGLMYSPPFK; the protein is encoded by the coding sequence ATGAAGGCATTGAAGCTCTGTCTGGTAATGGTTGCCATTCTTGCTTTGGTAGGAACAGCCGCGGCTGGAACGCTGGAAGACGTCCGCGCCAAAGGGTTTATTCAGGCCGGTGTCAACGGCGACCTTTTCGGGTTCGGCAAGCCGGATGAAAAAGGCGTTTGGAGAGGGCTGGACGTGGACACGGCCAGGGCGGTCGCTGCAGCGGTTTTCGGTGATGCCGACAAGGTGAAGTACACCCCGTTGACGGCTAAAACCCGTTTTACCGCCCTGCAGTCCGGTGAAATCGATGTCCTGACCCGCAACTGCACCCAGACCCTGCATAGGGACACGGCCCTGGGGCTGGATTTCTGCCAGGTCAATTACTACGACGGCCAGGGGTTCCTGGTCCCGAAGAAGCTGGGTATCAAAAGCGCCAAGGAGCTGGATGGCGCCGCCGTATGCGTGCTGCCGGGAACAACCACCGAGCTGAACGTGGCGGATTATTTCCGTGCCAATGGCATGAAAATGAGCCCGGTGGTCATCGAAAGCACTGCCGAGCTTGCCAAGGCATTCTTTGCCGGCCGCTGTGACGTGCTGACTTCGGATGCCTCGCAACTCGCGGGCACGCGCGCCGTAGCCCCCCACCCTAAAGATTACGTCATTCTCCCGGAAATCATTTCCAAGGAGCCCCTGGCCCCGGCGGTTCGACACGGCGACAACCAGTGGAAGGACATTGTCAACTACAGCGTCCTGGCCATGATCGACGCGGAGGAATTGGGGATCACTTCCAAAAATGTCGACGAGATGCTCAAGAGCAAGGATCCCAAGATCATGCGTTTTCTGGGCGTCACCCCGGGCAACGGCAAGGACCTGGGCCTGGATGAGAAATTCGCCTACAACATCGTCAAACAGGTGGGCAACTACGGCGAGGTTTTCGAACGCAATGTCGGCGTCAACACGCCGCTGGGCCTCAAACGCGGCCTGAACGCGCTTTGGACCAAGGGGGGTCTGATGTACTCTCCGCCCTTCAAGTAG
- a CDS encoding FAD-dependent oxidoreductase has translation MQQISGMAGMGYRKMVDRHVTVAGSGVAGLSAAVQLAGFGIEVLVVEQSPFAGGHAVGYACKATDACVKCGACMVETLLAKARQHPRIHLKTDSRLENINAGDRLTIGIAVSPQFVDPGKCDSCGLCFDKCPAGAVIQGSSSHHVPFYALKAEACMRPSSGETCSVCRDACPQNAIALDAKKTEEKIETDALVFATGFNAYDPRQKPYGYGLFENVITNLDLEREMRKTGRALCPSDGREPSRVAFIQCVGSRDASLNHLWCSQVCCGSALRLGRLIKARQPATDITVFYIDIQRFGKDFETFYRTIHDEIEFVRSIPGDVFENEDRTLTLGYMDDAGNTPKEAAFDLLVLSVGLLPNPDAAGMAAGLGMTVDSGGFVNPPGLDRSPPAPGVFAAGTATGPMSIPDAIASGGQAAAAVLSYLK, from the coding sequence ATGCAACAAATCTCTGGTATGGCAGGCATGGGATATCGCAAAATGGTGGATAGACATGTAACCGTTGCCGGAAGCGGCGTCGCGGGGCTGTCCGCGGCTGTCCAGCTCGCCGGATTCGGTATAGAAGTGCTGGTGGTCGAGCAATCGCCGTTCGCAGGAGGGCACGCCGTTGGCTATGCCTGCAAAGCCACGGATGCCTGTGTAAAATGCGGCGCCTGCATGGTGGAAACCCTGTTAGCAAAGGCACGGCAACACCCGCGTATTCATCTTAAGACCGACAGCCGCCTTGAAAACATAAACGCGGGAGACCGTCTCACGATCGGGATTGCCGTATCGCCGCAGTTCGTAGATCCCGGGAAATGCGACAGCTGCGGCCTCTGCTTTGACAAATGCCCTGCGGGTGCCGTGATCCAAGGCAGCAGCTCGCATCACGTGCCTTTCTACGCCTTGAAGGCGGAAGCGTGCATGCGACCAAGCAGCGGTGAAACGTGTAGCGTCTGCCGCGACGCCTGCCCGCAGAATGCCATTGCGTTGGATGCCAAAAAGACCGAGGAGAAGATCGAAACGGATGCGCTGGTGTTTGCCACCGGGTTCAATGCCTATGACCCCCGGCAAAAACCATACGGCTACGGTCTTTTTGAAAACGTCATCACCAATTTGGATCTGGAAAGGGAGATGCGTAAAACCGGCCGGGCGCTATGCCCCTCGGACGGGCGGGAACCATCGCGGGTGGCCTTTATCCAGTGCGTGGGAAGCCGTGACGCAAGTCTGAATCACCTCTGGTGCTCTCAGGTGTGCTGCGGTTCCGCCCTGCGCCTTGGCAGGCTTATAAAAGCGCGGCAACCCGCAACGGACATTACCGTTTTCTATATCGATATTCAGCGTTTCGGTAAAGACTTCGAGACGTTTTACCGGACGATCCATGATGAAATCGAATTCGTACGATCAATCCCCGGCGACGTTTTCGAAAATGAGGATCGCACCCTCACCCTCGGTTACATGGATGATGCCGGGAATACACCCAAAGAGGCGGCCTTTGACCTGTTGGTGCTTTCCGTCGGACTCCTTCCCAATCCAGATGCAGCCGGCATGGCGGCCGGGCTGGGCATGACGGTTGATTCCGGCGGGTTTGTTAATCCCCCGGGCTTGGATAGATCGCCTCCCGCCCCGGGTGTTTTTGCCGCCGGTACCGCCACAGGCCCCATGAGCATTCCCGATGCCATCGCCAGCGGCGGGCAGGCGGCAGCGGCTGTGCTGTCGTATTTGAAATAG